From the genome of Vitis riparia cultivar Riparia Gloire de Montpellier isolate 1030 chromosome 2, EGFV_Vit.rip_1.0, whole genome shotgun sequence, one region includes:
- the LOC117929395 gene encoding expansin-like B1 — protein sequence MALPPHSLLLVFASFFLMQSLAYAATCSDCFTHSRAAYYPNSDELGTETGQCGYGSFGATINDGDVSAASDLYRDGVGCGACYQVRCTNSNYCSDKGVTVVITDHGSGDRTDFIMSKRAFGRMAQTTDAAASLLALGVVDIEYRRVSCSYPSKNITIKIDENSNFPYYMAFVIWYQQGMKDITAVQLCETQNFVCKLLDRSYGSVWTTNSPPSGTLSLRMLFSGDDGDETWVVPINNIPENWKAADIYDTGVQVN from the exons ATGGCTCTTCCTCCTCATTCTCTTCTGCTTGTTTTTGCATCTTTTTTTCTCATGCAATCGCTGGCCTATGCTGCTACATGCAGCGATTGTTTCACTCATTCTAGAGCAGCTTACTACCCAAATTCAGATGAACTAGGAACAGAAA CTGGGCAATGTGGATACGGTTCGTTTGGAGCTACAATCAATGATGGAGATGTATCAGCTGCATCTGATCTCTATAGAGATGGTGTGGGCTGCGGTGCTTGTTACCAG GTGAGATGTACCAACAGTAACTATTGCTCAGACAAAGGAGTGACTGTAGTGATCACTGATCATGGCTCGGGTGATCGTACTGACTTTATTATGAGCAAGCGAGCCTTTGGTCGAATGGCTCAGACTACAGATGCAGCTGCATCTCTATTGGCTCTTGGTGTGGTCGATATCGAATACAGAAG GGTATCATGCAGCTACCCCAGCAAAAATATAACAATCAAGATTGATGAGAACAGCAATTTTCCTTATTACATGGCTTTTGTCATATGGTACCAACAAGGCATGAAGGACATAACTGCTGTCCAACTATGTGAG ACCCAGAATTTCGTGTGCAAGCTACTGGATAGGAGTTATGGTTCAGTATGGACGACTAATTCACCCCCAAGTGGGACCCTTTCTCTAAGGATGCTATTTAGTGGCGATGATGGAGATGAGACATGGGTTGTTCCTATTAACAACATACCTGAAAACTGGAAAGCTGCAGACATATATGACACAGGAGTACAAGTGAACTAA
- the LOC117930392 gene encoding uncharacterized protein LOC117930392: METETTFSHVVPSIFDGDNYQAWAVKMIVHLEALDLWEAIEEDNDVPPLSVNPTMTQLKTHKERKTRKSKAKAYLFSVVSSTIFTRIMNLESTKDIWDYLKKEYQGNEITKNMQVLNLIREFEMLKMKETETIKDYSDTLLGIVNKVRLLGKDFSDERIVQKNSCNSA, encoded by the coding sequence ATGGAAACTGAAACAACTTTTTCCCATGTTGTACCATCGATTTTTGATGGTGATAACTATCAAGCCTGGGCTGTTAAAATGATAGTCCATCTTGAAGCATTAGATCTTTGGGAAGCTATAGAGGAAGACAATGATGTTCCCCCATTGTCGGTGAACCCTACGATGACTCAGCTTAAGACCCACAAAGAGAGGAAGACTAGGAAGTCCAAAGCTAAAGCCTACTTATTCTCTGTTGTTTCAAGCACTATATTTACAAGAATCATGAACCTGGAGTCAACAAAAGATATTTGGGACTACCTCAAAAAGGAATACCAAGGCAATGAAATAACCAAAAATATGCAAGTACTCAACTTGATCAGGGAGTTTGAAATGCTGAAAATGAAGGAGACAGAAACCATCAAAGACTACTCTGACACGTTGTTGGGCATAGTAAACAAGGTGAGGTTGCTTGGTAAGGACTTCTCTGATGAACGAATTGTGCAAAAAAATTCTTGTAACTCTGCCTGA